The Negativicutes bacterium genome contains a region encoding:
- a CDS encoding ABC transporter ATP-binding protein/permease, whose protein sequence is MAVLKLSPVEKPDQISSYWKRERSVLTAVFFCGILCNGGMSVWPILQGRLIDSILAKSPLRLVWLQAALFVAAVLLIQLMRYFKRYYVRLFANRTSAAMRMMLYNNIMHREILELSQEQTGDLMTKAVSDVDICVEGMRKVTTEIFDTGVLMLSYFISLLVYDWKLTLVSCLFVPVAMWLAESLKNYIVKFSKAAREQSSRVAGLTYDNIEHTVLLRVNGLEGKNRQAYFHELDDLQVKSVRANILENSMQPVYNVIALLGIVFILYYGGSNVISGFWTVGMFSTYLTIFIALTTKDSKASKLFNTYQKATVSWQRIKPYLTAYREDERSDRSGAAGASLVVRDLSFSYPTEPALILEQLNFSAKAGELIGVTGPVACGKSSLGVALQGLYPYLGSIQLAGRELRDYSKVERSNRISYLGHQPQLLSDTLYRNITLGAEGDISAVLRDVCFEEDLSAMPEGIQTLVGSSGIRLSGGQQARIALARALYHHGALLILDDPFSAVDMKTEQIILNNLRTHYTDCVILLISHRLTVFPLTDRIVFLHSDHTAEYGTHQSLLASSALYASIYQLQTGGDGHEA, encoded by the coding sequence ATGGCAGTTCTGAAGCTTAGTCCGGTTGAAAAACCAGACCAAATCAGCAGTTATTGGAAACGAGAGCGCTCCGTTTTAACCGCCGTTTTCTTTTGTGGTATCCTCTGCAATGGCGGCATGTCGGTCTGGCCCATTCTGCAGGGACGGCTGATCGATAGCATCCTCGCCAAAAGTCCGCTTCGTCTGGTCTGGCTGCAAGCCGCCCTCTTTGTAGCTGCCGTCCTGCTGATTCAGCTGATGCGTTATTTCAAACGTTATTATGTGCGTCTGTTTGCCAACCGGACCAGCGCCGCGATGCGCATGATGCTTTACAACAACATCATGCATCGCGAAATTCTTGAGCTGTCGCAGGAACAGACAGGGGATCTGATGACCAAAGCGGTCTCGGATGTGGATATTTGTGTGGAGGGAATGCGCAAAGTCACCACCGAGATCTTTGATACCGGAGTGCTGATGCTTTCCTATTTTATATCTCTTTTGGTTTACGACTGGAAACTGACGCTTGTCTCCTGCCTTTTTGTACCAGTCGCCATGTGGCTGGCAGAATCTCTGAAAAATTACATTGTAAAGTTTTCCAAAGCAGCCCGGGAACAAAGCAGCCGGGTGGCCGGCCTCACCTATGATAATATTGAGCACACCGTCTTGCTGCGGGTCAACGGTTTGGAAGGAAAGAACCGCCAGGCGTATTTTCATGAACTGGATGACCTGCAAGTGAAGTCGGTCAGGGCGAATATTCTGGAGAATTCGATGCAGCCGGTCTACAATGTGATCGCTTTACTGGGCATTGTCTTTATCCTCTATTACGGCGGCAGCAATGTGATCAGCGGGTTCTGGACGGTCGGCATGTTTTCCACCTATCTCACCATTTTTATCGCCCTGACCACCAAGGACAGCAAGGCTTCCAAATTATTCAATACATATCAAAAGGCGACGGTCTCCTGGCAGCGCATCAAACCCTATCTGACCGCCTATCGGGAAGACGAGCGCAGCGATCGGAGCGGCGCTGCCGGGGCCAGTCTGGTTGTGCGTGATCTCAGCTTCTCTTATCCGACAGAGCCGGCTTTGATTTTGGAACAGCTGAATTTCTCGGCCAAAGCAGGCGAACTGATTGGCGTCACAGGTCCGGTGGCCTGCGGTAAATCCAGCTTGGGTGTTGCTTTACAGGGGTTGTATCCTTATCTCGGCAGCATACAGCTGGCCGGCCGGGAGCTGCGCGATTACAGCAAGGTGGAACGCAGCAATCGGATTTCTTATCTGGGGCATCAGCCACAGTTGCTGTCCGATACCCTCTATCGCAATATTACGCTGGGCGCAGAGGGAGATATTAGCGCTGTTTTGCGGGATGTCTGTTTTGAGGAAGACCTGTCAGCCATGCCGGAAGGCATCCAGACTTTGGTCGGCAGCAGCGGCATCCGGCTTTCCGGCGGTCAGCAGGCGCGCATCGCTTTGGCGCGGGCGCTCTATCATCATGGCGCTCTGCTGATTCTGGATGACCCGTTTTCAGCAGTCGATATGAAAACAGAGCAAATCATTTTGAACAACCTGCGCACGCATTACACGGACTGTGTCATTCTGCTTA
- a CDS encoding MarR family transcriptional regulator, whose amino-acid sequence MDATNRQISKIAREATRFTGKVLKDSGIGLAEYEFIHCVRHHPGISQEGIRAELNLDKAAVARRAVNLERKGFLLRQQDPSDGRSKQLYVTAKGDAVKNARASVESFFYEWLLADLTAVEKESFLPVLDRLYWKSKNERRIGFGNLLALEAKEHGSSEA is encoded by the coding sequence ATGGATGCGACCAATCGTCAGATCAGCAAAATCGCCCGCGAGGCGACACGTTTTACCGGTAAAGTCTTAAAGGACAGCGGCATTGGTCTAGCGGAATATGAATTCATTCATTGTGTGCGTCATCATCCCGGCATCAGTCAGGAAGGCATCCGGGCGGAGCTGAATCTGGATAAAGCGGCGGTGGCCAGACGGGCTGTCAATTTAGAGCGGAAAGGTTTTCTCCTGCGCCAACAGGATCCCAGCGACGGCCGCAGCAAACAGCTTTATGTCACAGCAAAAGGCGATGCCGTCAAGAATGCCAGGGCTTCGGTAGAGTCTTTCTTTTACGAATGGCTGCTGGCGGATCTCACTGCTGTGGAAAAAGAGAGTTTCCTGCCGGTGTTGGATCGGCTTTACTGGAAATCAAAAAATGAACGCCGGATCGGCTTTGGCAATTTACTGGCTTTGGAGGCAAAAGAGCATGGCAGTTCTGAAGCTTAG
- a CDS encoding GerMN domain-containing protein, with protein MKKTRLILLAALLCLLAACNRTAPAQILDYFPLTGNVHLVYQGEGNEYAEFETYVDYQNNSAIQLRQRNPGTTSVSVYVLENGMLKKVYSAGETYFRINAMALREEAEIMLKEPLQTGTSWTLSNGSTRSITAMQKKVTVPSGTFNALEITTVTADATSRDYYAPGIGLILREFMPKTDPNTKISSALLKMETDVPLEQTVRFYYPDFDRGQLVYLEQTVRLFSNDEIYEAFTKQMQQVPQGSGLQPLLSKSASVLGVRYDRESGLLTVDLSAEFVSDMNAGTTLESMLLNSVANTFGNYFQTDRVAITIAGKPYASGHILFEEGEYLTADWQNIQAWQTK; from the coding sequence ATGAAAAAAACACGATTGATCCTGCTTGCCGCTTTGCTCTGTCTCTTGGCCGCCTGCAATCGGACAGCGCCGGCGCAAATTCTGGATTATTTCCCTTTGACCGGCAACGTACATTTGGTCTACCAGGGGGAAGGCAACGAATATGCCGAATTTGAGACCTATGTGGATTACCAGAACAATTCCGCCATTCAATTAAGGCAACGGAATCCCGGCACGACTTCTGTGAGCGTTTATGTCCTGGAAAACGGTATGCTGAAAAAAGTCTATAGCGCAGGAGAAACCTATTTCCGGATCAATGCAATGGCCTTGCGCGAAGAAGCGGAAATCATGCTGAAAGAACCGCTGCAGACAGGCACTTCCTGGACGCTGAGCAACGGCTCCACCCGCAGCATCACCGCCATGCAGAAAAAAGTCACGGTTCCCAGCGGTACTTTCAACGCGCTGGAAATTACGACAGTGACTGCCGATGCAACCAGCAGAGATTACTATGCTCCCGGCATCGGTTTGATTCTGCGTGAATTCATGCCCAAGACAGATCCCAACACAAAAATCAGCAGCGCTCTGCTGAAAATGGAAACCGATGTGCCCCTGGAGCAGACGGTCCGCTTTTATTACCCGGATTTTGATCGCGGGCAACTGGTTTATCTGGAACAGACGGTCAGGCTGTTCAGCAATGATGAGATCTATGAGGCCTTCACAAAACAAATGCAGCAGGTTCCGCAAGGCAGCGGTTTGCAGCCGTTGCTGTCCAAGTCTGCTTCCGTACTGGGTGTGCGCTACGACCGGGAAAGCGGCCTGCTGACGGTGGATCTTTCCGCTGAATTTGTCAGCGATATGAATGCCGGTACCACTTTGGAATCCATGCTGTTAAACAGTGTGGCTAACACCTTCGGCAATTATTTTCAAACCGATCGGGTCGCCATCACCATTGCCGGCAAACCCTATGCTTCGGGACATATCCTTTTTGAGGAAGGCGAGTATTTGACGGCGGATTGGCAGAACATCCAGGCCTGGCAAACGAAATAA
- a CDS encoding cation diffusion facilitator family transporter, with the protein MTQFLLRKFIPDYEDTNSAKVRTAYGTLASMVGIFCNALLFMAKLAIGLGINSISIMADGFNNLSDAASAVISLVGVKLAEKTADKEHPFGHGRFEYIAALIVSFLILYIGFSLLVSSVTKILNPEKIGFSWLFICILTASVLVKIWLSRFYSLFGHRINSVILKATSADARNDVFVTSATILSVLIEKLTGFPIDGWTGLAVSVVVLFSGFKIAKDTLMPLLGEALDKDVYDTITKKVESYDGILGSHDLIVHNYGPSNIMASIHAEVANNSSVEVIHETIDKIERDFSKEMGIFLVIHMDPIEINDKRVLDSKNMIEQILLELDPKTAIHDFRTVNGEQSVNLIFDLVVPHSYNEKDKQNLLDRVTQTVSQVSPRYHCSITIENGFVVEN; encoded by the coding sequence ATGACTCAATTTCTATTAAGAAAATTCATCCCGGATTATGAGGATACCAATAGTGCCAAAGTCCGCACGGCCTATGGAACGCTGGCCAGCATGGTGGGCATTTTCTGCAATGCCTTACTGTTTATGGCTAAATTGGCCATCGGCCTTGGCATCAACAGTATCTCCATCATGGCCGATGGTTTCAATAACTTATCGGATGCCGCTTCTGCCGTCATCAGTTTGGTGGGCGTGAAATTGGCGGAAAAAACAGCGGATAAAGAGCATCCCTTCGGTCACGGCAGGTTTGAGTACATTGCCGCTTTGATCGTTTCTTTTCTGATCCTTTATATCGGCTTCAGCCTGCTCGTCAGTTCCGTCACGAAAATCCTCAATCCGGAAAAAATCGGTTTCAGCTGGCTGTTTATCTGCATTTTGACAGCCTCCGTGCTGGTGAAAATTTGGCTGTCCCGCTTTTATTCTCTCTTTGGTCACCGTATCAATTCCGTGATTTTAAAAGCCACCTCAGCCGATGCACGCAACGATGTTTTTGTCACCTCTGCGACCATCCTGTCTGTCCTGATTGAAAAATTGACCGGTTTTCCCATTGATGGCTGGACCGGCTTGGCGGTCTCCGTCGTTGTTCTGTTCTCCGGCTTTAAGATTGCCAAAGACACCCTGATGCCGCTGTTAGGCGAAGCCCTCGATAAGGACGTCTATGACACTATCACAAAGAAGGTCGAGAGTTATGACGGCATCCTGGGCAGTCATGACTTGATCGTGCACAATTATGGCCCCTCCAATATCATGGCAAGCATTCATGCCGAAGTAGCCAATAATTCCAGTGTGGAAGTCATCCATGAAACCATCGATAAAATCGAGCGTGATTTTTCCAAGGAGATGGGGATTTTTCTGGTCATCCATATGGATCCGATTGAAATCAACGATAAAAGGGTTTTGGACAGTAAAAATATGATCGAGCAGATCCTTCTGGAACTTGATCCCAAAACTGCCATTCACGATTTCCGAACCGTGAACGGGGAGCAATCGGTCAATCTGATTTTTGATCTGGTGGTACCGCATTCCTATAATGAGAAAGACAAACAAAATTTGCTGGACCGCGTTACCCAAACGGTCAGCCAGGTATCACCGCGATATCATTGCAGCATTACCATTGAAAACGGGTTTGTGGTAGAAAATTAA
- a CDS encoding GNAT family N-acetyltransferase, producing the protein MLLVRFATLADTLGIHEVHRSDVKVWHHRLTEADGSQRRVEAEWRDCSLLDRWEHGGAWMSPELCAIHLNRLLLQGHIPLVAELNGKIVGELELILGDDPLYGYNANLSVMYIHADYRGQGVGTLMMQDALELLGQIGCTTLTTYDPAAATFYEKFSMQKEMEYYQVNVNTQPPQTSPLRVRTVSLRRLWQTRADSALFAQNLLSGRIVSQTQLLQLLSDEEDPGEYAIDFNLRPKEMSFVLQEGSEKSLCVLRDRTGLYDTAAVHLWGRRLTAGLIAAVLRRAQQLRINHLAFSVRSEDLALFEPFTDHIPTAATSVYVLHLAPQEHNEALA; encoded by the coding sequence ATGTTATTGGTTCGCTTCGCCACCCTGGCGGATACTCTGGGGATTCACGAAGTTCACCGCAGCGATGTGAAAGTCTGGCATCATCGTCTGACCGAAGCAGACGGCAGCCAGCGGCGCGTCGAAGCCGAATGGCGTGACTGCAGTCTCCTAGATCGCTGGGAACATGGCGGCGCCTGGATGAGCCCTGAGCTCTGCGCCATCCATCTCAATCGGCTTTTGCTGCAGGGGCATATCCCGTTGGTTGCCGAACTGAACGGTAAAATTGTTGGTGAATTGGAACTGATCCTTGGCGACGACCCGCTCTATGGTTACAATGCCAATCTTTCCGTCATGTACATCCATGCCGATTACAGGGGGCAGGGCGTCGGCACGCTGATGATGCAGGACGCGCTGGAATTGCTGGGACAAATCGGCTGCACAACGCTCACCACCTATGATCCGGCTGCCGCGACTTTTTATGAGAAATTCTCCATGCAAAAAGAAATGGAATATTACCAGGTCAACGTCAACACACAGCCGCCGCAGACCTCGCCGCTGCGGGTCCGCACGGTCTCTCTGCGCAGGCTGTGGCAAACCAGAGCCGACAGCGCGCTGTTCGCGCAGAATCTGCTCTCCGGCCGCATTGTTTCGCAAACTCAACTGCTGCAGCTGCTCTCCGATGAGGAAGACCCGGGTGAGTATGCCATCGATTTTAATTTGCGCCCCAAAGAAATGAGTTTTGTGCTGCAGGAGGGGAGCGAGAAATCTCTTTGCGTTTTGCGCGACCGAACCGGACTCTATGACACCGCCGCTGTCCATCTCTGGGGGAGACGCCTTACTGCCGGCTTGATTGCCGCCGTGCTCAGACGAGCTCAGCAGCTGAGGATCAATCACCTGGCTTTTTCGGTCAGGTCAGAGGATTTGGCTCTTTTTGAACCGTTCACCGATCACATCCCAACGGCCGCGACTTCGGTTTATGTTCTGCATTTAGCGCCGCAGGAACACAACGAAGCCCTTGCATGA
- the ung gene encoding uracil-DNA glycosylase: protein MSAFLLPADWQAQLTQVINTPDYRQMLLFLQQEYQRRVVYPPAEQVFRVFQAVPFAQVRVVILGQDPYLHFGEAEGFAFSVSKNRKIPSSLHNIHRALAADLGLAMPPHGSLAAWLCQGVFLLNTILTVAGPGLEEVRQGAAATAVAGSHRGIGWESVTDAVIKSLSARPQPLVFMLWGKEAQSKRALIDTNRHRVLEAPHPSGLSAWRGFLGCRHFSQANLFLQSNGLPPVDWNLPA, encoded by the coding sequence GTGTCTGCTTTCTTGTTGCCGGCCGACTGGCAGGCGCAGCTGACGCAGGTGATCAATACGCCGGACTATCGGCAAATGCTGCTGTTCCTGCAGCAGGAGTATCAGCGGAGAGTCGTTTATCCCCCGGCGGAGCAGGTATTTCGGGTTTTTCAGGCGGTGCCGTTTGCGCAAGTCCGGGTCGTGATTCTGGGACAGGATCCTTATTTACATTTCGGCGAAGCAGAAGGTTTTGCCTTCTCCGTTTCAAAAAATAGAAAAATTCCTTCCAGTTTGCACAATATCCATCGGGCGTTGGCGGCGGACTTAGGGTTGGCCATGCCGCCGCACGGCAGCCTGGCGGCCTGGCTGTGCCAGGGTGTTTTTTTGCTGAATACGATTCTGACGGTAGCCGGTCCCGGTTTGGAAGAAGTCCGGCAGGGAGCGGCCGCCACGGCGGTCGCCGGCAGTCATCGCGGCATCGGCTGGGAAAGCGTTACCGATGCGGTAATCAAGAGTCTCAGCGCAAGGCCGCAACCGCTGGTTTTTATGCTCTGGGGCAAGGAAGCGCAGAGCAAGCGGGCGCTGATCGATACCAATCGCCACCGTGTGCTGGAAGCGCCGCATCCCAGCGGTTTATCCGCCTGGCGGGGGTTTCTCGGCTGCCGTCATTTTTCACAGGCGAATTTGTTTTTGCAAAGCAACGGCCTGCCGCCGGTTGATTGGAATTTACCAGCCTAG
- a CDS encoding thymidine kinase, producing the protein MAKLYFRYGTMGSSKSAQALMVEFNYRERGYHVLLVKPSLDTREENAVIRSRVGLEAPCKLLNREQTFAELLQAEHQVIIVDEAQFLTGKQVEELKNITVDRDMPVLCYGLRTDFRTRLFEGSERLMELAESVVEIKSICHCGAKATVNARYNEHGIVYEGAQIEIGGNERYTPLCYKCWREGRLS; encoded by the coding sequence ATGGCAAAATTATATTTTCGTTACGGTACCATGGGCAGCAGCAAATCGGCGCAAGCCTTGATGGTGGAGTTCAATTATCGCGAGCGCGGTTATCATGTGCTGTTGGTCAAGCCTTCCCTGGATACGCGGGAGGAGAATGCCGTGATCCGTTCCCGGGTCGGTTTGGAAGCGCCTTGCAAACTGCTCAACCGGGAGCAAACCTTCGCCGAATTGCTGCAGGCGGAGCATCAGGTGATCATTGTTGACGAAGCTCAGTTTTTGACCGGCAAACAAGTGGAGGAACTGAAAAACATCACGGTCGATCGCGATATGCCCGTGCTTTGCTACGGTTTGCGCACCGATTTTCGCACGCGGCTGTTTGAAGGCAGCGAGCGCTTAATGGAATTGGCGGAGAGTGTGGTGGAGATCAAATCCATCTGTCACTGCGGCGCCAAAGCAACCGTCAACGCGCGCTATAACGAGCATGGCATTGTCTATGAAGGCGCTCAAATTGAAATCGGCGGCAACGAACGCTACACACCGCTTTGCTATAAATGCTGGCGCGAAGGCAGGCTGAGTTAA
- the smpB gene encoding SsrA-binding protein SmpB has product MAKKSGNQQLAQNRKARHDYFILETFEAGIELRGTEVKSIRLGRLNLKDSYARVEKGECWLQNVHISPYEAGNRFNVDPLRARRLLLHKREILKLQSAVKEKGLTLVPISFYLKEGLVKVELGIAQGKKMYDKRDDEADKAARLESARATKQTNRYN; this is encoded by the coding sequence ATGGCCAAGAAATCCGGCAATCAACAACTGGCGCAGAACCGCAAAGCGCGGCATGATTATTTCATTCTGGAGACCTTCGAAGCCGGCATCGAATTGCGGGGTACGGAAGTGAAATCAATCCGTCTCGGCCGCTTGAACCTGAAAGACAGCTATGCCCGGGTGGAAAAAGGGGAGTGCTGGCTGCAAAACGTGCATATCAGCCCTTATGAGGCCGGCAATCGCTTCAATGTGGATCCCCTGCGGGCGCGCCGGCTGCTGTTGCATAAGCGTGAAATTCTCAAACTGCAGAGTGCGGTCAAAGAAAAAGGCCTGACCCTCGTGCCGATTTCCTTCTATCTCAAAGAGGGCCTGGTCAAGGTGGAACTGGGGATTGCCCAAGGCAAAAAAATGTATGACAAGCGGGACGATGAGGCCGATAAAGCCGCCAGGCTGGAAAGCGCGCGCGCCACGAAGCAAACGAACCGTTACAATTAA
- the metK gene encoding methionine adenosyltransferase yields MNKERHYFTSESVTEGHPDKMCDQISDGILDAIISSDKGARVACETIVCTGLALVMGEITTTTYVDIPSIVRQVIEEIGYTRGKYGFDAENCAVLTSITEQSADIAMGVNAALELKEGSEKETADNWLGAGDQGMMFGFACNETPELMPAPIQYAHQLTHRLAAVRKSGLLPWLRPDGKSQVTVEYEGNVPVRIATVVLSTQHAPDVSQEEIRREILQQVIIPALPAHLLDEQTRYLINPTGRFVIGGPHGDSGLTGRKIIVDTYGGMASHGGGAFSGKDPTKVDRSAAYMARYIAKNLVAAGLADRCELQLAYAIGVAQPVSVMLNTFGTGKLGEDQLVKLVRQYFDMRPAAIINRLNLRRPIYRQVACYGHFGRSDLDLSWEKTDMAQILANAALKISASAV; encoded by the coding sequence ATGAACAAAGAACGTCACTATTTCACTTCGGAATCGGTTACCGAAGGACATCCTGATAAGATGTGCGATCAGATTTCCGATGGCATCCTCGATGCGATTATAAGCAGCGACAAAGGAGCAAGAGTCGCCTGCGAGACAATCGTCTGCACCGGACTGGCGCTGGTCATGGGGGAAATCACCACCACAACTTATGTGGATATTCCCAGTATCGTGCGGCAGGTCATCGAGGAAATTGGCTACACCCGCGGTAAATATGGTTTTGACGCAGAAAACTGTGCTGTACTCACTTCCATCACCGAGCAATCGGCGGATATTGCCATGGGTGTCAATGCCGCCCTGGAGTTGAAGGAAGGCAGCGAGAAAGAAACGGCGGATAATTGGCTGGGCGCCGGTGACCAGGGCATGATGTTTGGCTTTGCCTGCAATGAAACGCCGGAGCTGATGCCCGCTCCGATTCAGTATGCCCATCAGCTGACCCACAGATTGGCGGCGGTGCGCAAGTCAGGTCTGCTGCCCTGGCTGCGGCCCGACGGCAAAAGCCAGGTGACCGTAGAATATGAGGGGAATGTCCCCGTGCGGATTGCTACCGTTGTTTTATCCACGCAGCATGCGCCGGATGTCTCGCAGGAAGAAATTCGCCGGGAAATCCTGCAGCAGGTGATTATTCCGGCTTTGCCTGCGCATTTGCTGGATGAACAGACCCGCTATCTGATCAACCCGACCGGACGTTTTGTGATCGGCGGTCCGCATGGCGATTCCGGCTTGACCGGCCGTAAAATCATTGTCGATACCTACGGCGGCATGGCCAGCCACGGCGGCGGCGCTTTTTCCGGCAAGGATCCCACCAAAGTCGATCGTTCGGCCGCTTATATGGCGCGTTATATCGCTAAAAATCTGGTAGCAGCCGGTTTGGCCGACCGCTGCGAACTGCAGCTTGCCTACGCCATCGGGGTCGCGCAGCCGGTTTCGGTGATGCTGAATACGTTCGGCACCGGCAAGTTAGGAGAAGACCAACTGGTCAAGCTGGTGCGCCAGTATTTTGACATGCGTCCGGCCGCTATTATCAATCGCCTCAACCTGCGCCGTCCCATCTATCGTCAGGTGGCCTGTTACGGTCACTTCGGACGCAGCGATTTGGACCTGAGCTGGGAAAAGACAGATATGGCTCAAATTCTGGCCAACGCCGCACTCAAAATCAGCGCGTCAGCCGTGTAA
- a CDS encoding ATP-dependent RecD-like DNA helicase — translation MVLLEGTVRRITFHNTENFYTVLRLELPGKQLPVTVVGHFPAVKEGEQLRLEGDWITHATFGRQFRAEKSEILLPTTENGLIRYLGSGLLKGIKHKRAEAMVQKFGKEILRVIREEPQRLQEIRGITAKMAVQMQRDLQANQQIEAFMIYLQGFEISPHLALRIYKHYQGQSGVDMIALIRENPYRLADEVFGIGFRTADEIGKKLGVQETDPKRLRAGLSFVLSEQVNDGHCYYPEELLLEKAAEYLKVENALLQTALLSLLSSGDFVAEAEAGGRRRIYLLPFYLAETNTAQRLRLLLNLGAANLPTLLQETTGEDDFQLKLLQLQAQQQITFAPEQRIALQEALHNSLTIITGGPGTGKTTIVRALVALYLQLGAKVLLAAPTGRAAKRLSEVTGREAKTLHRLLEYSFVAGSGVDFARNEDNPLGCDLLIVDESSMIDCLLFYHLLKALPNGCRLILIGDQDQLPPVGPGNVLKDLIASGVVPVVQLRTVFRQAAESRIVTNAHRINRGEVPLYGEQNSDFFFMEKENGEEALQLVCDLAAVRLPSFLNLDPLEGIQVLTPMRRGSVGVESLNQALQQRLNPAARGKAELQRNGVAYRLGDKVMQIRNNYDKAVFNGDIGRIMSVDAEAQSLVVEYVDGEGSHLIAYEDNELDELVQSYAISVHKSQGSEYPVVILPLLTQHAVMLQRNLLYTAVTRGKKLVVVVGSKRAMQMAVRRNDVAVRYTALAERLRLGR, via the coding sequence ATGGTTTTATTGGAAGGCACGGTACGCAGAATTACTTTTCATAACACAGAGAACTTTTATACCGTGCTGCGTCTGGAACTGCCGGGCAAACAACTGCCGGTTACGGTGGTCGGTCACTTTCCTGCGGTCAAAGAAGGAGAGCAATTGCGCCTGGAAGGCGATTGGATCACTCATGCCACCTTCGGCCGTCAATTCCGGGCCGAGAAAAGCGAGATCCTGCTGCCAACCACCGAGAACGGTCTGATTCGCTACCTTGGTTCCGGTCTGCTGAAAGGAATCAAACATAAACGGGCGGAAGCCATGGTGCAAAAGTTCGGTAAAGAAATCCTGCGTGTGATCCGGGAAGAGCCGCAGCGGTTGCAGGAGATTCGCGGCATCACAGCCAAAATGGCCGTGCAGATGCAGCGGGACCTGCAGGCGAATCAACAAATCGAAGCTTTTATGATCTATTTACAGGGCTTTGAGATCAGTCCGCATCTGGCGCTGCGCATTTATAAACATTATCAGGGGCAAAGCGGCGTCGATATGATTGCCTTGATCCGTGAAAACCCCTACCGTTTGGCCGATGAAGTGTTTGGCATCGGCTTCCGCACGGCCGACGAAATCGGCAAAAAACTGGGTGTGCAGGAGACTGATCCCAAACGCCTGCGCGCCGGACTCAGTTTTGTTTTGAGCGAGCAAGTCAATGACGGCCATTGTTATTATCCGGAAGAGCTCCTGCTGGAAAAAGCGGCGGAATATCTGAAAGTGGAAAACGCCTTGCTGCAGACGGCGCTGCTGTCTTTGCTGAGCAGCGGCGATTTTGTGGCGGAAGCGGAAGCCGGCGGCAGGCGGCGGATCTATTTGCTGCCTTTTTATCTTGCCGAAACCAATACGGCGCAGCGGCTGCGGCTGCTGTTGAATTTGGGTGCGGCGAATCTGCCGACTTTGCTGCAGGAGACAACCGGAGAAGACGATTTTCAGCTAAAACTGCTGCAGTTGCAAGCACAGCAGCAGATTACTTTTGCACCGGAACAGCGCATCGCTTTACAGGAAGCGCTGCATAACAGCCTGACGATCATTACCGGCGGACCGGGCACCGGTAAAACCACGATTGTGCGGGCTTTGGTGGCGCTTTATCTGCAATTGGGCGCCAAAGTTTTATTGGCGGCGCCCACCGGCCGGGCGGCCAAACGCCTGAGCGAAGTCACCGGCCGGGAAGCGAAGACTCTGCATCGCCTGTTGGAATACAGCTTTGTGGCCGGCAGCGGTGTTGATTTTGCCCGCAATGAAGACAATCCTCTGGGCTGTGATTTATTGATCGTGGATGAAAGCTCGATGATCGACTGCCTCTTGTTTTATCATTTGCTGAAAGCGTTGCCCAACGGCTGCCGTTTGATTCTGATTGGAGACCAGGATCAGCTGCCCCCCGTCGGCCCCGGCAATGTGCTGAAAGATCTGATTGCCTCCGGTGTGGTGCCGGTCGTGCAATTGCGGACTGTTTTCCGGCAGGCGGCCGAGAGCCGTATCGTAACCAACGCACATCGCATCAACCGGGGAGAGGTACCGCTCTATGGGGAACAAAACAGCGATTTCTTTTTTATGGAAAAAGAAAATGGCGAAGAAGCCCTGCAGCTGGTCTGCGATTTGGCAGCCGTTCGTCTGCCCAGTTTTCTGAATCTCGACCCGCTGGAAGGAATTCAGGTGCTGACACCGATGCGCCGCGGCAGCGTTGGTGTGGAAAGCTTGAATCAAGCCTTACAGCAGCGCCTGAATCCGGCCGCCCGGGGCAAAGCGGAACTGCAGCGCAACGGAGTGGCTTACCGTTTGGGTGACAAAGTCATGCAAATCCGCAATAACTACGATAAAGCCGTGTTCAACGGCGATATCGGCCGCATCATGTCGGTGGATGCCGAAGCGCAAAGCCTGGTTGTAGAATATGTCGACGGCGAGGGCAGCCATTTGATTGCCTATGAGGACAACGAACTGGACGAATTGGTGCAGAGCTATGCCATCTCCGTGCATAAAAGCCAGGGCAGCGAATACCCTGTGGTGATTCTGCCGCTGCTGACGCAGCATGCCGTGATGCTGCAGCGCAACCTCCTGTATACTGCCGTTACCCGCGGCAAAAAGCTGGTTGTTGTGGTTGGCAGCAAGCGCGCCATGCAGATGGCGGTCCGGCGCAATGATGTTGCCGTACGCTATACCGCTCTGGCTGAGCGCCTGAGGTTGGGCCGATGA